The region TCTCGGTCGGCGAGGACCCCTACACCCAGGGCGGGACCTACCGTGCCGGCCAGGCGGCGGCCCCGCCGATCGGCCCCCGTCTGCACTGGAAGGACCTGCTGAGGGGCATCGTCACGGCCCCCAACCAGACCTTCCTGCAGATGCGCGACTACACGATGTGGGCCCCGGCCCTGATCGTGACGTTCCTCTACGGCCTGCTGGCCGTCTTCGGCTTCGACGGCGCCCGCAAGGACGCCATAAACGCCACCCTCTCCAACGCCGTCCCGATCGTCCTGACGACGGCCGTGGCCATCGTCATCAGCACGTTCATCCTGGGCGTGGTCACCCACACCCTGGCCCGCCAGCTCGGCGGCGACGGCGCCTGGCAGCCCACGGTCGGCCTCTCCATGCTGATCATGTCCATCACGGACACCCCGCGCCTGATCGTCGCCATGTTCTTCGGCGGCAACGCATCCTTCGTACAGCTCCTCGGCTGGGCGACCTGGGTCGCTGCGGGCGCCCTGCTGACCCTCATGGTCGGCAAGTCCCACGACCTCCCGTGGCCGAAAGCACTGGCCGCGTCGGCGATCCAGCTGATCGCGATCCTGTCGATCATCAAGCTGGGCACGTTCTAGCGAGGACGCGCGGTACGCCGCGTCACGTCGAGTACGTACGAGAGGGCCCCCGGCACCGAACCACTGCCGGGGGCCTTCTCCATCCCTTGCCGGAGCCAGGTCAGAGCGCTTCCTTCGACGGGGTGACCGGCTCTCCGGACTTGCGCACCGGAGGCAAAACACTCCAGGCATCGTTGACTGAATGAGGGTAGTCACGGACGCCTCATACACGCAGGTCAGCGAGATAGCCGAGGTGGAACACGACGAACGCGAGGCTGGCAGGAGCCTAGAGCGTGTCTGACGGGTCGCGTCATGCAGACCGTCCCCACCGCCAGAGCTGCCATCGCTCCGCCGTCCGTCCCGCCTTCCCAGTCGGCCGCGAAGGCCTTGGGCGGGCCGGGTCAGCGGCCCCACTCCCGACAGCCATGTCACCCGAATGGCGCAACATGATGTGCCACCCGTATGGGTGAAGATCAAGATGGCTAGTGCCGCAATCGAGGCAAATCCGTGAAAGGGGAACCAAATGCCCATTCGACGAATCCTCGCCGCCGTCATCGCCACGGCAGCCCTCGCCGGACTCGGCCTCACAGGCGCCGCCACCGCCACCGCCGCACAGGGTGCCCCGTCCTACGTCACCCCCTCTCAGTGCAGGGAGGGCGGCGGAGAGCCCCGGATCGACTTGCCGGGCAACCCCTGCGTGGGCGGTAGCTACGACGGCCAGGCGGTCGACTAAACCCCACAAGGCGCCCCGCAGCCACGCGCCGCGGGGCGCTCCCGCGCGAGCGTAGCCGGGAGAGTCGCAGGGACTGCGCCGACCCGTCGGACACGCCCTAGCCTCGCGTCCAGGGGCAGTGATCGGCGAATCAGGTATTGGTCAGCGCCACACGGGTTCGATCAAGCTCGGGTCGAACTTGCGCACCCCTCTCCCGGCGGGATGGATCAAGATTGCCGAAAGGCTGTGCAGGATCAACGCCTGTTGGCGTTCAAGCGGGAGTGCCAGGAAATCTTCAAGAGTGTCGACGCTCGAGGATGCGGCCTGGTG is a window of Streptomyces mirabilis DNA encoding:
- a CDS encoding Yip1 family protein, whose protein sequence is MAGFRIGRGRDDRAPQARPQQHRPSYGQQAPQGGRQPYGYPPAPSQQQQPYGGQQYGGGQQGGQPGWPQANGGGAGGHGEPEYFGDGHPQQGADPYAANSPGHTQAFSVGEDPYTQGGTYRAGQAAAPPIGPRLHWKDLLRGIVTAPNQTFLQMRDYTMWAPALIVTFLYGLLAVFGFDGARKDAINATLSNAVPIVLTTAVAIVISTFILGVVTHTLARQLGGDGAWQPTVGLSMLIMSITDTPRLIVAMFFGGNASFVQLLGWATWVAAGALLTLMVGKSHDLPWPKALAASAIQLIAILSIIKLGTF